A single genomic interval of Lucilia cuprina isolate Lc7/37 chromosome 2, ASM2204524v1, whole genome shotgun sequence harbors:
- the LOC111686438 gene encoding rab GDP dissociation inhibitor alpha: protein MNEEYDAIVLGTGLKECILSGMLSVSGKKVLHIDRNKYYGGESASITPLEELFQRFNVEVPGDKYGRGRDWNVDLIPKFLMANGQLVKLLIHTGVTRYLEFKSIEGSYVYKGGKIAKVPVDQKEALASDLMGMFEKRRFRNFLIYVQDFKEDDPKTWKDFDPSKANMQALYDKFGLDKNTQDFTGHALALFRDDEYLNEPAVKTIQRIKLYSDSLARYGKSPYLYPMYGLGELPQGFARLSAIYGGTYMLDKPIDEIVLGEGGKVVGVRSGDEIAKCKQVYCDPSYVPDKVRKKGQVIRCICLLDHPIGNTKDALSTQIIIPQKQVGRKSDIYVSLVSYAHQVAAKGWFVGMVSTTVETDQPENEIKHGLDLLEPIAQKFISISDYYEPLDDGSDSQIFISESYDATTHFETTCLDVLDIFKRGTGEDFDFSKIKHELGDEDQ, encoded by the exons ATGAATGAAGAATACGACGCTATTGTTTTGGGCACCGGCCTTAAGGAGTGTATCCTAAGTGGTATGCTTTCTGTATCCGGCAAGAAAGTTCTTCATATCGACCGCAATAAGTACTATGGCGGTGAATCGGCCTCGATAACACCATTGGAGGAGCTCTTTCAACGTTTTAATGTCGAGGTGCCCGGTGATAAATATGGGCGCGGCCGTGACTGGAATGTGGACTTAATACCCAAGTTCCTCATGGCCAATGGCCAGCTGGTTAAATTGCTGATACATACGGGCGTTACCCGTTACCTCGAATTCAAGTCGATCGAGGGTAGTTATGTATATAAGGGAGGAAAAATTGCCAAGGTACCCGTTGATCAAAAGGAAGCCTTAGCATCTGATCTCATGg GTATGTTCGAAAAACGCCGTTTCCGCAATTTCTTGATCTATGTTCAAGATTTCAAGGAAGATGATCCCAAAACCTGGAAAGATTTCGATCCTTCAAAGGCAAACATGCAGGCACTATACGATAAATTCGGTTTAGATAAGAATACACAAGATTTCACAGGACATGCCTTGGCCCTGTTCCGTGACGATGAATATTTGAATGAGCCAGCCGTTAAGACCATACAACGTATTAAATTGTATTCGGATTCATTAGCCCGATATGGTAAATCACCATATCTATATCCCATGTACGGTTTGGGAGAATTACCACAAGGTTTTGCCCGTTTATCGGCCATTTATGGTGGCACTTATATGTTGGATAAGCCAATCGATGAAATCGTTTTGGGCGAAGGTGGCAAGGTAGTGGGTGTACGTTCTGGTGATGAAATTGCCAAATGTAAACAGGTCTATTGTGATCCCAGTTATGTGCCCGATAAG gTACGAAAGAAGGGTCAAGTTATACGTTGCATTTGTTTATTGGATCATCCAATTGGCAATACTAAAGATGCATTATCAACCCAAATTATCATTCCACAAAAACAAGTCGGTCGCAAATCAGACATTTATGTATCATTGGTCAGTTATGCCCATCAGGTTGCAGCTAAAGGCTGGTTCGTCGGCATGGTTTCGACTACCGTCGAGACCGATCAGcctgaaaatgaaattaaacacgGTTTGGATCTACTAGAGCCCATTGCACAAAAGTTCATTTCGATCTCGGACTATTATGAGCCACTCGATGATGGTTCCGATTCTCAAATATTCATTTCGGAATCTTATGATGCCACAACTCATTTCGAAACCACTTGTCTCGATGTCTTGGACATTTTCAAACG